A segment of the Hyla sarda isolate aHylSar1 unplaced genomic scaffold, aHylSar1.hap1 scaffold_1510, whole genome shotgun sequence genome:
GATTTCAGAGCAGACTTGAATCCCTGGAAAGGGATAGGTCTACCCCACATACCATGCCTTTtggtgcctgggggggggggggggggatcatataTAAATTTCATGGTTATATTGTTTTTCACATCACATGGTTACTGACaagtttcagagcaataacacatACTTATTGGCGGTATAAGTTATTAAAACTTTCATACCAAACAGGTGGGagtcatttgcaccattttgttactgacacgtcttcaaagCAATATCGTTTACATAATTGTAGTATAAGCAACttgcccatcatacctgccacatcttcAGGTGGAACTTACttacatcatattgttactgacacgtctttagAGCAATGTTGCTCACGCAATTGTAAATGACTTGCCCATCacacctgacacgtcttcagagcagtaTTGCTCAAGCAgttgtagtacagtggtccctcaacatatgatggtaattcattccaaatgaaccattgttagttgaaaccatcatatgttgagggatccgtgcaatgtaaagtataggaagttatactcacctgtcgcatGTGCTCcgaaccatcaccgctgccctggatgtcgccctccatcaatgtccccgccgctccggaccatctctgctggcctggatcgtcgctcttcattgccgtcatcacgtcgctgcgcacgccgctcctttggatgacgggacggcgtgcgcggcgacataatgacgacggagagcgacggcgatgcagcgGTGCCCGAAGAGGACTgtccggaacgtcggggacaggggagtgaccatcagcggaccacacagggcaccttaaactgctatccggggtcagctgaagcagtctgcgctgccggatagccgtttatgtgatggccccgacatacaaaagcatcgtatgttgatgctgcctttaccatgcgatggcctctgagaggccattatgtgttgaaatgatcgtatgtcggggccatcgtaggtcgggggatcactgtataagtgACTTGCCCATCATACCTGACTCATCTTCAGGTGGAAGTTACTTGCACCATATTGTTACTGAGACATCATCAGAGCAATATCTCATACGTTCATTactgttgaaatgatcgtatgtcggggggtcactgtatctgcGTCATGCCATCATACAGGTGCAATGTATGCGTTCCTATCATGTGTATGCCAGGTAGATGTCgttatcatatatttattttatatagcaaCACAGGGCAGGTGGCACTGATACGTTTCATATGTTTTAGGTTGCAAGGTTTTAGGCTGTTGTCATTACTAGTTATGTTTCCTCACTTATTCAGTATTGTCGTGTTTTCTTAGGCTATCACAATATTAGTACTATCACGTTTCGTGCACTGTGGTCTGGTGGGGTCTGCTATGGTTAGGGTCGGCCAGGTTTTTCAGCTTGCTACGGTAGTATGTCAGTGTATGCTATTATTTGTGTTATCAGATTCACATGAAGATCATCACTAGTAAGTTTTGCACACTTTaggtctgtcatgtctgtcaagCTGTCTCCATAGTCAGTTCGGTTCGCTGCTCATTATGAGCTAATGTCTTTAAGCTGACGCAATAGCTGTTATATGTTCCAAATACACACGCTTGGAATGCATTGAGTTGTCACTATATGACTTCTGTCAATAGGCATGTTAGACTATATTCAGGCAAGCTATCATGACTACGGGTATGATACTTACAAAGTCCTGTGACTACAGGCGCAATGGTTATGCTATGTCCTGTCActactacaggcatgatggttatgcaatgtcctgtcacgactacaggcatgatggtttcgCAATGTCCTGTCACGACTACGGGCAAGATGGTTATGCTATGTCCTGTAAcaactacaggcatgatggttacgcGATGTCCTGTCACAACTTTTGGGCAAGATGGTTATGCTATGTCCTGTCATGACTACGGGCATGATTGTTACGCAatgtcctgtcacgactacagacACGATGGTTACGCAATTTCCcgtcacgactacaggcatgatggttacgcAATGTCCTTTCACGACTACAAACATGATGGTTACGCAATGTCCTGTCAtgactacaggcatgatggttacgcAATGTCCTGTTACGTTTACGGGAATGATGGTTTCGCAATGTCCTGTCACGAATACGGGCAAGATGGTTATGCTATGTCCTGTAAcaactacaggcatgatggttacgcAATGTCCTGTCACAACTTTTGGGCAAGATGGTTATGCTATGTCCTGTCATGACTACGGGCATGATGGTTTCCCAatgtcctgtcacgactacaggcatgaTAGTTATGCTATATCCTGTCACGACTAAGGGCAAGATGGTTATGCTATGTCCTATGacgactacaggcatgatggttgtgTAAGACTTTTCGTGGGCACAATGGTTTTACAAGTTGTCGCATTTGTGGGCACAGTGGACCGCCACCGAGACCGTCACCTAGACAGTCACCAGAGAATTGTGAAGAGTCACAAAAATCCATCTCCAAGTCATACAATAGATTGATCCACATGTTATCTTCTAGGTTGAGCCATGAAGTCACATGACAGTCTGATGTCCGAAATGACCGATCAAATCCTGAACCTCACCCTGGAGATCATctacctgctgaccggagaggtgagggattgtgggaaatggtcacatgacctcttatctctagggataatacaggacatgaccgtagaggtgagggattgtgggaaatggtcacatgacctcttatctctagggataatacaggacatgaccggagaggtgaggggtctgtatatagggatATTTATCGGGGTCTCTCCATactcaggattacacagtagtgaagaagacatctggagagtgtgtggcccccagcaggtcaggaggatggagcagggcccggggccccatcaCGGAGCCTCCACCTCCCTCACTGATACCTGAGAGGAACAAtgagcagaagatcctagaactcacccacaagatgatggagctgctgactggagaggtgagcgctgctgggaatgctgggacattatacaggaacaCAAGGGatgatgggtctggatgatgactggatcattgtgtgtgtcaggttcctataaggtgtcaggatgtcactgtctatttctccatggaggagtgggagtatatagaaggacacaaggatctgtaccaggacatagtcatgatggaggaccaccggccccgaacatcaccactgggtaagatatatttattatagaccaccggccccgaacatcaccactgggtaagatatatttattatagaccaccggcccccaacatcaccaccgggtaagatatatttattatagaccaccggccccgaacatcaccactgggtaagatatatttattatagaccaccggccccgaacatcaccactggatAAGAGGAGACTCTCATTGATGGTAAAGGAGAGAGCAGTATTGGGGGCCCCTAGATCCCCCATCATCTGATCATCTACACAATGTATTCAGTCACTGTGTGTctcctacagatggatccaggaaGAGGAACCCACCAGAGAGATGTCCTGCTCCTCTGGATTCCCAGGATTGTGCGGAGGAGAATGTGGACCCCGCAGGAGATCGGCCCCTCACACCTCTGAGGAAGAGAAGATTCAGTTATAGAAATCCTCCAGAGAGATGTCCCAGCCCTCGGTCCTCCCAGCATAGTCCTGAGGACATTACCCTGCAGTATTATCAGGTATTTATCAGGGACTTTTTACTGCTCTGGAGAAGAGTTGTGTGGATTTTGCTCATGGAGTTTCATCTTCTCATAGGGTGAAGATTTGATTGAGAAACCAATTGAGGTTCTAGATGGAGAAGAGGAGGCGGATGGTGATCACCACTTTACCGAGGTGGAGATCATCACCGATATTAGTCCAGGTAAGAGAGAACTGCCCCATAGTCTCCTGCTCTGGCCCCCCCATAGTCTCCTGCTCTGGCCCCCCCCATAGTCTCCTGCTCTGGCCCCCCCATAGTCTCCTGCTCTGGCCCCCCCATAGTCTCCTGctctggcccccccccccatagtctcCTGCTCTGGCCCCCCCCCATAGTCTCCTGCTCTGGCCCCCCCCATAGTCTCCTGTTCTGGCCCCCATAGTTTCCTGTTCTGGTCCTGTCTTTTTTATATCAGTCAGTTCTGGACTCTTCTTTATATAAGACCTAACTATATAAATACATCTGCAGATGGAAGCAGAAGCTGGAATATCTCCGAGAGACCGGTCATCGTTCCTCAGGATTGTGGGACCTACAGTAATATGGTCCCAGAAGATTATgtaggagatgactttgctgtTCCAGCCCTTGTTCTTCACAGCATGGATCCATCTTCTGAAGCGTCTAGTTACACCAGATCTTCAGCTTCTCCTACTAAATCACCTTCTGCTACTGCTCGCCGCAGCAGTAAACTCCATTAttgttctgaatgtgggaaataCTTTACACGGAGGTCAAATCTCTTAGCCCATCAGAGGTATCACAACGGAGAGAGACCATTTCCATGTTTGGAATGCGGGAAACGGTTTTCAAGAAAAGACAGACTTATAgcgcatcagagaattcacaccggAGAGAAGCCTTTTGTGTGTCTTGTATGTGGGAAATGTTACACCCGGAACGAGTCGCTTATTGAACACCAGAAAAGTCACTCCCGCCATAAGCCTTTTTCATGTTCGGAATGTGGCCAAAGCTTTAGGTATGAGACCACTCTTCTGAATCACCATCGGACGCACATGGAGCAGCCATTGACATGTCCCgagtgtgacagctgtttcttccAGCAATCTGAACTGGAGAAACATCTCGTGGGCCACAGAATGGAGGCGCCCTCCACCTGTCCTAATCCCATGGACCACAGAATGGAGGCGCCCTCCACCTGTCCTAATCCCATGGACCACAGAATGGAGGCGCCCTCCACCTGTCCTAATCCCATGGACCACAGAATGGAGGCGCCCTCCACCTGTCCTAATCCCATGGACCACAGAATGGAGGCGCCCTCCACCTGTCCTAATCCCATGGACCACAGAATGGAGGCGCCCTCCACCTGTCCTAATCCCATGGGCCACAGAATGGAGGCGCCCTCCACCTGTCCTAATCCCATGGACCACAGAATGGAGGCGCCCTCCACCTGTCCTAATCCCATGGGCCACAGAATGGAGGCGCCCTCCACCTGTCCTAATCCCATGGGCCACAGAATGGAGGCGCCCTCCACCTGTCCTAATCCCATGGACCACAGAATGGAGGCGCCCTCCACCTGTCCTAATCCCATGGGCCACAGAATGGAGGCGCCCTCCACCTGTCCTCATCCCATGGACCACAGAATGGAGGCGCCCTCCACCTGTCCTCATCCCTTGGACCACAGAATGGAGGTGCTCTCCGCCTGTCCTCATTGTGCGATGACTTTTGTCAGCCGGTCCGATCTGGAGGAGCACGAGAAGACTCACACCTGGGAGAAACCTTTTTCTTGTTTGAAATGTGGAAACATTTTCACCAGAAACGTGAGTCAAGCTGACCCGGGCGGGACACCGTTTTCCTGTCAGGAGTGCGCTAAATACTCTGCGCCGAAATCTGTCCGGTCAAAGCATAAGCGAACTCACCCGGGGGAGAAACCGTTCACGTGTTCTGAATGCGGAAAATGCTTTGcccaaaaatctgttcttatccaGCATCAGAGAACACACACCGGGGAGAAGCCCTACGCCTGCTctgagtgtgggaaatgttttgcaaaGAAATCGAATTTGATTCCACACAAGAGAACTCATAATGGGGAGAGGCCGTTCCCATGTCTTCAGTGCGGCAAATCGTTTACCAGGAACGATCGACTGCTGGCTCATCAGAGAATCCACGCGGGAGAGACGGCGTTCCCATGTCTGGAGTGCGGGGTCTCCTTCTCCTACGCACATGAACTCATCCGTCACAAGAAGACTCACCAAGATACAAAGCCGCTTCTATGTGCCGAATGTGGGGAATGTTTTACCGAGATATCGGACCTTCTGCAGCACAAAGCGCTTCATGAAGGCGACACGACGTACGTCTTCTAGGAATGGCGTCACACCTCATCACTTTTATGGACGGCCTTTTTTCAGCATGTTGGGCAGATATTTTGGAGACGGAATTTTTAGGGTTATCTGCATTTCTTCCCGGTCAGACCAGTCTCCTGTACAATATTTATTAAGAGCAGTATTACACTAATATTATTTCACGTGGCCAAATTGTTATTAAAGTGGGTGTCCGCACCTTTCTTATTAGAATAGACCATCATTATCCCGCAGGGGTCAGCAGCGATGACATCACACCCGACTCTCCGATTGTCCTTTGTCTACTCTACCCTAGGCAGGGAAATACAGGACTCTGTTACTACAAGTGTATATCTATATGGCAGCAcagcagctcagtggttagcattgtatggcggatcagtggttagcattgtatggcggatcagtggttagcattgcatggcggatcagtgattagcattgtatggcggatcagtggttagcattgtatggcggatcagtgattagcattgtatggcggatcagtgattagtattgtatggtgatcagtggttagcattgtatggtgatcagtggttagcattgtatggtgatcagtggttagcattgtatggtgatcagtgattagcattgtatggcggatcggtggttagcattgtatggcggatcggtggttagcattgtatggcggatcggtggttagcattgtatggcggatcggtggttagcattgtatggcggatcagtggttagcaatgtatggcggatcagtggttagcaatgtatggcggatcagtggttagcattgtatggcgGATCAGTTGTTAGCAATGTATGGcggatcagtggttagcactgtatggcggatcagtggttagcattgtatggcggatcagtggttagcattgtatggcgGATCAGTGGGTAGCTTTTTGTGGGGGATCaggttagcactgtatggtggttcagtggttagcactgtatggtggatcagtggttacaatacagaaatttaggtcactactgtggtagatgtaaacaatacattggctaatccctcaacactgatgttaaaattgagacattcgccagtgtatccttatatgaaggacacaccagagcccgcacaccaacgccagtatatccttatatgaaggacacaccagagcccgcacaccaacgccactAACGCACAGGTCCcgcgccatctgagaaaccttggcgttggtgtgcgggctctggtgtgtccttcatataaggatatactggcgaatgtctcaattttaacatcagtgttgagggattagccaatgtattgtttacatctaccacagtagtgacctatattcctgtattgtattattctaattgttacatccccactgtctatctggtgtaggattctattgtggcacttgtagtccgccgcaggcatcctccattgtatgcatttttatgctggggatcgcccctagcaacggacgaCAAGGGCAGGATCTGAACCCCCCCGAGTATAAATATATGgcggatcagtggttagtattgtatggtgatcagtgattagcattgtatggtgatcagtggttagcattgtatggtgatcagtgattagtattgtatggtgatcggtggttagtattgtatggtgatcagtgattagtattgtatggtgatcggtggttagtattgtatggtgatcagtgattagcattgtatggtgatcagtggttagcattgtatggtgatcagtgattagtattgtatggtgatcggtggttagtattgtatggtgatcggtgattagtattgtatggtgatcggtggttagtattgtatggtgatcagtgattagtaatgTATGGTGAtcggtggttagtattgtatggtgatcggtggttagtattgtatggtgatcagtgattagtattgtatggtgatcagtgattagtattgtatggtgatcggtgattagtattgtatggtgatcggtgattagtattgtatggtgatcggtgattagtattgtatggtgatcagtgattagtattgtatggtgatcagtgattagtattgtatggtgatcagtgattagtattgtatggtgatcagtgattagtattgtacggtgatcagtgatttgtattgtatggtgatcggtggttagtattgtatggtgctcagtgattagtattgtatggtgctcagtgattagtattgtatggtgatcagtgattagtattgtatggtgatcagtggttagtattgtatggtgatcagtggttagtattgtatggtgatcagtggttagtactgtatggtgatcagtgatttgtattgtatggtgatcagtgattagtattgtatggtgatcagtgattagtattgtatggtgatcagtgattagtattgtacggtgatcagtgatttgtattgtacggtgatcggtggttagtactgtatggtggatcggtggttagcattgtatggtggatcggtggttagcattgtatggtggatcggTGGTTAGCATTTTATGGGggctcagtgattagtattgtatggtgatcagtggttagtattgtatggtgatcagtattgtatggtgctcagtgattagtattgtatggtgctcagtgattagtattgtatggtgatcagtgattagtattgtatggtgatcagtgattagtattgtatggtgatcagtgattagtattgtatggtgatcagtgattagtattgtacggtgatcagtgatttgtattgtatggtggatcggtggttagcattgtatggtggatcggtggttagcattgtatggtggatcggTGGTTAGCATTTTATGGGggctcagtgattagtattgtatggtgatcagtggttagtattgtatggtgatcagtattgtatggtgatcagtgattagtattgtatggtgatcagtgattagtattgtatggtgatcagtggttagtattgtatggtgatcagtgattagtattgtatggtgatcggtgattagtattgtatggtgatcggtgatttgtattgtatggtgatcggtgatttgtattgtatggtgatcagtggttagtattgtacggtgatcagtggttagtactgtatggtggatcggtggttagcattgtatggtggatcggTGGTTAGCATTTTATGGgggctcagtgattagcactgGGGCGGGCTCTAGGTTCAAATCTCACCAAGATCTGCACGTATAAGTCAGGAAACCAAGTACATGTACACAGGCCAGATTATGGTTGGTGGAGACCCCAGGACAAATTATATAGAATTGTTTAGCTGTTGTAGGACTACAACCCCTACCTAAcatgtgcatgctaggagttgtagtccaggaatACACTATAGATGATTGGTTACCTGTAATTCtggagcactggagaacccctccGTATTATAGACAGGGACCACACTACCTGGCAACTGCAGATCTTTACAattcctttatttatatagcgccaacttattctgcagcgctgtacagagattgtcatCACTCACACTGGTCCCCAATGGGTGTCATAATATAAACTCTAGATCACTATGTGTTGTGGTGTTGGAGGAAATATATGCAAACACGGGGAGAATATACAGactccttgcagatgttgtccttggtgggatatgATACCTGGATCCCAGTGCCAacaactgagccaccatacagtgccaaccactaagccaccatacagtgccaaccactaagccattgtacagtcctgaccactgagccaccatacagtgccaaccactaagccattgtacagcgccgaccactgagccaccatacagtgccaaccactaagccattgtacaacgccgaccactgagccaccatacagtgccaaccactaaaCCATTGTACAGCGccgaccactgagccaccatacagtgccaacctcTAAGCCATTGTAGAGtcctgaccactgagccaccatacagtgccaaccactaagccattgtacagcgccgaccactgagccaccatacagtgccaaccactaagccattgtacagtcctgaccactgagccaccatacagtgccaaccactaagccattgtacagtgctgaccactgagccaccatacagtgccaaccactaagccattgtacagtgtcaacaactgagccaccatacagtgccaaccgctaagccattgtacagtgctgaccactgagccaccttaCAGTGCCAACCGctaagccattgtacagtgctgaccactgagctaccatacagtgccaaccactaagccattgtacagtgctgaccactgagccaccatacagtgccaaccactaagccattgtacagtgctgaccactgagccaccatacagtgccaaccactaagccattgtacagtgccgaccac
Coding sequences within it:
- the LOC130309140 gene encoding oocyte zinc finger protein XlCOF8.4-like; amino-acid sequence: MKSHDSLMSEMTDQILNLTLEIIYLLTGEDYTVVKKTSGECVAPSRSGGWSRARGPITEPPPPSLIPERNNEQKILELTHKMMELLTGEVPIRCQDVTVYFSMEEWEYIEGHKDLYQDIVMMEDHRPRTSPLDGSRKRNPPERCPAPLDSQDCAEENVDPAGDRPLTPLRKRRFSYRNPPERCPSPRSSQHSPEDITLQYYQGEDLIEKPIEVLDGEEEADGDHHFTEVEIITDISPDGSRSWNISERPVIVPQDCGTYSNMVPEDYVGDDFAVPALVLHSMDPSSEASSYTRSSASPTKSPSATARRSSKLHYCSECGKYFTRRSNLLAHQRYHNGERPFPCLECGKRFSRKDRLIAHQRIHTGEKPFVCLVCGKCYTRNESLIEHQKSHSRHKPFSCSECGQSFRYETTLLNHHRTHMEQPLTCPECDSCFFQQSELEKHLVGHRMEAPSTCPNPMDHRMEAPSTCPNPMDHRMEAPSTCPNPMDHRMEAPSTCPNPMDHRMEAPSTCPNPMDHRMEAPSTCPNPMGHRMEAPSTCPNPMDHRMEAPSTCPNPMGHRMEAPSTCPNPMGHRMEAPSTCPNPMDHRMEAPSTCPNPMGHRMEAPSTCPHPMDHRMEAPSTCPHPLDHRMEVLSACPHCAMTFVSRSDLEEHEKTHTWEKPFSCLKCGNIFTRNVSQADPGGTPFSCQECAKYSAPKSVRSKHKRTHPGEKPFTCSECGKCFAQKSVLIQHQRTHTGEKPYACSECGKCFAKKSNLIPHKRTHNGERPFPCLQCGKSFTRNDRLLAHQRIHAGETAFPCLECGVSFSYAHELIRHKKTHQDTKPLLCAECGECFTEISDLLQHKALHEGDTTYVF